The Zingiber officinale cultivar Zhangliang chromosome 9A, Zo_v1.1, whole genome shotgun sequence genome window below encodes:
- the LOC122019737 gene encoding rab GTPase-activating protein 22-like isoform X2, whose translation MSALRRTHASSYSPSSPSPKSSWIHLRSLLIVASSPVPDRGSLRSPWSRRKRKHPLARHQWSNFFTSDGKLRDGGIKFLKKARIVGIDPSIRPEVWPFLLGVYDLRSSKAERNVVRAHRRKVYEKLRRRCWQLLNPGDDKLNEMDSPRVCESVCSSVRESLSIGQESSFSGTLDHVGHEETGTPGHVIVEENENSGITCADVDADADDTESSYSESSSDEEPSSTLMSPALRLSEADPKLAKIASSIGEIPKDSQRAENFTTWQRIMRLDAVRANDEWKIYNPSQVNVSRGKAIKFATCIGLKDYEHLEPCRIYHAARLVAILEAYALYDPEIGYCQGMSDLLSPVLAVVEEDHEAFWCFVGFMRKARHNFRLDEVGIRRQLSIVSKIIKSKDAHLYRHLEKLQAEDCFFVYRMVVIIFRRELTFEQTLCLWEVMWADQAAIRAGIGKSIWGRIRLRAPPTDDLLLYAIAASVLQRRKLIIEKYSSMDEILRECNSMAGQLDIWKLLGDAHDLVVSLHDKIE comes from the exons AGGCAGCCTTAGGTCACCATGGTCTCGAAGAAAAAGGAAGCATCCCCTTGCTAGGCACCAGTGGAGCAATTTCTTCACCTCTGATGGAAAGCTTCGTGATGGTGGGATTAAGTTCTTAAAGAAAGCTCGTATTGTA GGAATTGACCCAAGCATCAGGCCTGAAGTCTGGCCTTTCCTTCTTGGAGT CTATGACCTGAGGAGTTCAAAGGCCGAAAGAAATGTCGTTCGAGCACATAGGAG GAAGGTATATGAAAAACTTAGAAGACGATGTTGGCAATTGTTAAATCCAGGCGATGATAAACTAAATGAAATGGACAGTCCGAGAGTGTGTGAATCTGTTTGCTCGAGTGTCAGGGAATCCCTTTCAATTGGACAAGAAAGCTCATTCAGTGGCACTTTGGATCACGTGGGCCATGAGGAAACAGGTACACCCGGCCATGTTATCGtggaagaaaatgaaaatagcgGGATTACTTGTGCAGATGTAGATGCCGATGCAGATGATACAGAATCTTCTTACAGTGAATCCTCCAGTGATGAAGAACCTAGCAGCACTCTAATGTCCCCTGCTTTACGACTCAGTGAAGCTGATCCTAAACTTGCCAAGATTGCTTCATCAATCGGAGAAATCCCCAAAGATAGCCAAAGAGCTGAGAATTTCACAACATGGCAACGCATCATGCGACTGGATGCTGTTCGAGCCAATGATGAGTGGAAAATTTATAACCCATCCCAGGTCAATGTATCCAGAGGCAAGGCTATTAAGTTTGCTACCTGCATTGGCTTGAAAGACTACGAACACTTGGAGCCATGCCGAATTTACCATGCTGCACGTCTAGTTGCGATACTGGAAGCCTATGCGCTCTACGACCCTGAAATTGGCTATTGCCAGGGAATGAGCGACCTTCTATCTCCCGTACTCGCTGTTGTAGAGGAAGATCATGAGGCTTTTTGGTGTTTTGTTGGATTCATGCGGAAAGCTAGGCATAACTTCCGACTCGATGAGGTAGGCATCAGGAGACAACTAAGCATTGTCTCTAAGATCATCAAGTCAAAGGATGCTCACCTCTATAGGCACCTGGAGAAGCTCCAAGCTGAGGATTGCTTCTTCGTGTATCGAATGGTCGTTATCATCTTCCGCAGAGAGCTAACCTTTGAGCAGACTCTCTGCTTGTGGGAGGTTATGTGGGCAGATCAGGCGGCAATTCGAGCAGGGATTGGGAAATCCATATGGGGGAGAATCAGACTACGAGCTCCGCCCACGGATGATTTGTTGCTTTATGCCATTGCAGCATCAGTCTTGCAGAGGAGGAAGCTGATCATAGAGAAGTACAGTAGTATGGATGAGATTCTCAGAGAGTGCAACAGCATGGCGGGGCAACTCGATATCTGGAAGCTTTTAGGTGATGCACATGACTTGGTGGTGAGCCTTCACGATAAGATCGAATGA